Proteins co-encoded in one Planctomicrobium piriforme genomic window:
- a CDS encoding tyrosine-type recombinase/integrase, producing MPRQKTPKKPRKPKADFPLTPHARGGWCKKVRSPIYPKGKIYYFGSWEDPDGALREYLAIKEELQAGIDPRKSTTGVLPLADVVNLYLDAQKKRTESGDIRQRTWRERSDIGAKLLSILGRTIPASELKPEHFGRLRSELAKTYGPVALKNNISRIKGIFAWAFESGHIPAPPRYGPDFKPPAKRIIRAAKHEKPKRLLSAEEIRTLLEKANSALRAMILLGINGGMGNRDVGALTLAHIDRSGWLEFPRPKTATPRRFPLWPETQTAIQDYLTERPACELDLLFVTRFGNAWSWEDEKGAFNDEVTKQASKLMRAVKIERAGVGFYSLRHTFRTVADETLDRPAIELVMGHTGDDSDMGNTYREGVSDERLKAVTDHVRKWLFPPKPKRKTATRKK from the coding sequence ATGCCTCGACAGAAAACGCCCAAGAAGCCGCGTAAACCGAAGGCCGACTTCCCTTTAACGCCACACGCGAGAGGCGGGTGGTGCAAAAAGGTTCGCAGCCCGATCTATCCGAAGGGGAAGATCTACTATTTCGGCTCATGGGAAGATCCTGACGGAGCACTCCGCGAGTATCTTGCCATCAAGGAAGAGTTGCAAGCGGGCATCGACCCACGGAAGAGTACAACCGGGGTACTACCACTGGCCGACGTGGTGAACCTCTATCTTGACGCCCAGAAGAAGCGGACGGAGTCAGGGGATATCCGCCAGCGGACATGGCGAGAGCGGAGCGACATCGGCGCGAAACTGCTTTCAATCCTCGGGCGTACGATCCCAGCGTCTGAGCTGAAGCCAGAGCATTTCGGTCGACTCCGGTCTGAGTTGGCAAAGACCTACGGGCCGGTGGCACTCAAAAACAACATCAGCCGCATCAAGGGCATCTTCGCTTGGGCGTTTGAGTCGGGCCACATTCCAGCGCCGCCACGGTACGGGCCGGACTTCAAACCGCCTGCCAAACGGATCATCCGGGCCGCAAAGCATGAGAAGCCAAAGAGACTGCTGTCCGCCGAAGAGATCCGGACGCTGCTGGAGAAAGCGAACTCGGCACTTCGGGCAATGATCCTGCTCGGGATCAACGGCGGCATGGGCAATCGGGACGTTGGAGCGTTGACGCTCGCTCACATCGACAGATCTGGCTGGCTCGAATTCCCTCGACCGAAGACAGCAACCCCGCGCCGGTTCCCGCTGTGGCCTGAGACCCAAACAGCGATTCAGGATTATCTCACTGAACGACCGGCCTGCGAACTGGACCTACTGTTCGTCACCCGGTTTGGAAATGCCTGGAGCTGGGAGGATGAAAAAGGGGCGTTCAACGACGAAGTGACCAAACAGGCGTCGAAGCTGATGCGGGCGGTCAAGATCGAGAGGGCAGGGGTGGGCTTCTACTCGCTCCGCCACACGTTCCGAACCGTGGCCGATGAAACACTCGACCGACCGGCAATCGAACTCGTCATGGGGCACACGGGCGACGACAGTGACATGGGGAACACATACCGCGAGGGGGTCAGCGATGAGCGGTTGAAAGCCGTGACCGACCACGTTCGCAAATGGCTGTTTCCCCCGAAGCCAAAACGAAAGACAGCGACCCGGAAAAAGTGA
- a CDS encoding helix-turn-helix domain-containing protein — protein MKTLSLSEVAERLDVSVRTVEVWISTGELRALNASRNPNSRKPRLRVRPVDLETFEAGREIQTAQKRTRRVSVPREIPRYV, from the coding sequence ATGAAAACGCTCTCCCTGTCAGAAGTCGCTGAACGTCTGGACGTGTCCGTTCGAACGGTCGAAGTCTGGATTTCGACTGGTGAACTGCGGGCGCTGAACGCCAGCCGCAACCCGAACTCACGGAAGCCACGGTTGAGGGTTCGCCCTGTCGACCTGGAGACGTTCGAAGCCGGGCGCGAGATCCAAACCGCGCAGAAGCGGACGCGACGTGTCAGCGTACCGCGTGAGATTCCAAGGTACGTCTGA
- a CDS encoding phage/plasmid primase, P4 family, whose protein sequence is MMDSTPQIIRGLSEQHRAELRASGLSDETITASGCYTENDPLKLSGMLNRKYPKVRGAGLVFPFPGMNGELTAFKRVKPDNPRIDQNGRKVKYESPSGLPNRAYFPSQVRHILTDAGSELLLTEGEKKALKASQEGFPCIGLTGVYGWKSGKGVDRLIVDLQPIKWRDRQVRIVYDSDADTKPEVKEAENRLAAILQLFGAKVKVARLPHGPNGEKVGLDDYLLTHDRTELRKLLDGAGDPEPPEEAVEKIKAHELDTAPEAQRFIRKVGSQNGQLLLRHWQGSFFGHDGRRYRKLTDDEMRQRVYSFIEPLVSHINRSVIFNLMMCIQAECQLPSTVTIPSWLDGSDREVIALQNGLLDVQAWLDGSDNCLLPHSPKWFSTTCLPYVFDPTADCPIWRSVIARNLEHDSARIALAQEWAGYLTVRDTSQQKCLLAFGEGANGKSVFFALLRALLGAENVSSVQLEVFGERFQLNPTLGKLANIVSEIGELDRIAEGYFKSFVSGDAMQFEEKGKTPFMAVPTARLTFATNNLPRFSDRSLGIWRRILLLPFTATIPEHERLPGLDKPEYWIDSGELPGVLNWALHGLRRLRENGRFTDAEACRQALEEYRTESNPARAFLVDSLIESPNGTIVTGDVYYRYTQWCEGNGYRRLAANTFGKEIVRAFPKAIKGKAFNSMGERRDGYHGIDEV, encoded by the coding sequence ATGATGGATTCGACACCACAAATCATTCGTGGCCTTTCCGAACAACACCGCGCCGAACTGCGGGCGTCCGGGCTGTCAGATGAAACCATCACGGCCAGCGGCTGCTATACAGAAAACGACCCGTTGAAGCTCAGCGGGATGCTGAACCGGAAGTACCCAAAGGTTCGCGGCGCGGGACTGGTGTTTCCGTTTCCGGGCATGAACGGCGAGCTGACCGCGTTCAAGCGAGTGAAGCCGGACAATCCGCGAATCGATCAGAACGGCCGCAAGGTCAAGTATGAAAGCCCCAGCGGGCTACCGAACCGGGCGTACTTCCCCAGTCAGGTGCGGCACATCCTGACCGATGCCGGCAGCGAACTGCTGCTGACGGAAGGCGAAAAGAAGGCGCTCAAGGCGAGCCAAGAGGGGTTCCCGTGCATCGGCCTGACAGGCGTCTACGGCTGGAAAAGCGGCAAGGGTGTCGACCGTCTAATTGTCGACCTGCAACCGATCAAGTGGCGCGATCGCCAGGTGCGAATTGTTTACGACAGTGACGCCGACACAAAGCCAGAAGTGAAGGAGGCGGAAAATCGGCTCGCGGCAATCCTGCAGCTGTTCGGAGCGAAAGTCAAAGTCGCTCGCCTGCCGCATGGTCCGAACGGCGAAAAGGTCGGACTCGATGACTACCTGCTAACGCACGACCGCACGGAACTGCGAAAGCTACTTGATGGTGCAGGTGATCCAGAACCGCCGGAGGAAGCTGTCGAGAAGATCAAGGCGCACGAACTGGACACGGCGCCGGAAGCCCAACGATTCATTCGCAAGGTCGGTTCCCAAAACGGGCAGCTATTGCTCCGGCACTGGCAAGGTTCCTTTTTTGGGCATGACGGCCGGCGGTATCGCAAACTGACCGACGACGAGATGCGGCAGCGGGTGTATTCGTTCATTGAACCGCTTGTCTCTCACATCAACCGCTCTGTGATTTTCAATCTGATGATGTGCATTCAGGCTGAATGCCAACTCCCCAGCACGGTCACGATTCCATCATGGCTGGACGGCAGCGACCGGGAAGTGATTGCACTTCAGAACGGCCTACTTGATGTGCAGGCGTGGCTGGACGGCAGCGACAACTGTCTGCTTCCGCACTCGCCGAAATGGTTCAGCACGACCTGTCTCCCATACGTTTTCGACCCGACCGCCGATTGTCCGATCTGGCGAAGCGTCATTGCCCGCAACCTGGAGCACGATTCCGCTCGAATCGCTCTCGCTCAAGAGTGGGCCGGTTATCTCACTGTGCGGGACACTTCACAGCAGAAATGTCTGCTGGCGTTTGGTGAAGGTGCCAACGGCAAAAGCGTGTTCTTTGCTCTGCTGCGGGCGTTGCTGGGCGCGGAGAATGTTTCCAGCGTGCAACTCGAAGTATTCGGAGAACGGTTCCAGCTCAACCCAACACTCGGCAAGCTGGCAAACATCGTCTCAGAGATCGGCGAGCTCGACCGGATTGCGGAAGGTTACTTCAAGTCGTTTGTGAGCGGCGATGCCATGCAGTTCGAAGAGAAAGGCAAGACGCCTTTCATGGCCGTCCCGACCGCTCGACTGACATTTGCCACGAACAACTTGCCAAGATTTTCTGACCGCTCACTGGGGATCTGGCGACGAATTCTCCTGCTGCCATTCACGGCGACCATCCCGGAGCACGAGCGGCTGCCCGGACTCGATAAACCCGAGTATTGGATTGATTCCGGCGAATTGCCTGGGGTGCTCAATTGGGCCCTGCATGGCCTACGACGACTCCGGGAAAACGGTCGCTTCACAGATGCCGAAGCCTGCCGGCAAGCTCTGGAAGAGTACCGCACTGAATCTAATCCTGCCCGCGCTTTCCTGGTGGACAGCCTAATCGAGTCTCCCAACGGAACCATCGTCACCGGCGATGTGTACTACCGCTACACCCAATGGTGCGAGGGCAACGGATACCGGCGTTTGGCTGCCAATACGTTCGGCAAAGAGATCGTCCGGGCCTTCCCGAAAGCCATCAAAGGGAAGGCATTCAACAGCATGGGAGAACGCCGCGACGGCTACCACGGAATCGACGAAGTCTGA